From the Helianthus annuus cultivar XRQ/B chromosome 17, HanXRQr2.0-SUNRISE, whole genome shotgun sequence genome, the window AGATGATGTACTCCCAAATAAACTTGCGCACCATCATTGCAGTGGTTGAAGCAAGAGCCTTGGCctccacccacttggtgaaatagtCAACGGCCACAATTATAAACTTTACGGCTCCCGGAGCGTCTGGGAAAGGTCCCACCATATCAATCCCCCACTGCTGAAAAGGCCAAGCAGTGGACACTGGGATAAGATCATTTTTTGGGCCCAGGGTCTTTGGAGAGTGCCGCTGACAGGAGTCGCATTTGCGCAGCTCCTTCAGGGCGTcgacatgcatccctggccaATACTATCCAGCGTTCATAATTTTCGCGAcaaccatgcgtggtcctgcaTGGATGCCACAGATCCCTTCATGGATCTCGCTGATCAAGTAGTTGGCGTCTTGGGGGTCCACATATCGCAATAAGGGCCCCAAGAAGGACCTTCGGTATAGAATACCATCATTCATCTCATAATGCAGGGCCTTGTTTTGAATCTTCCTTGCCTCTGCTTTGCTCTCCGGGAGTATTCCTTCTTGCAGATACTGAATTATAGGGGTCATCCAGGATGGCTGCCCTATTTCGATCACACTTACCTGGCGCAGCAGGACTGATGGGTTTTTTAGTACTTCAATCCTTACCTCTTTTGCGAGATGTTGAAAGGAAGTTGAAGCAAGTTTGCTTAAGGCGTCTGCTTGTTTGTTTTCAGAACGATTGATGTGTACTACCTTGTATGACTTGAATTTCTGAAGCAGTTCTTTCGCTTGATCCAAACATAACGCCATAACTTCGCCTTTCGCATCATAGATTCCGTTGACTTGACTGGCGATCAAAAGTGAATCAACATGCGCTTGCAGATTTTTAGCTCCCATCTTtatggcgaggcgtaagcctgccagaaatgcCTCATACTCCGCCTCGTTGTTGGTATTCTTAAAATCCAACCTGATAGCGTACGTAAATTCATG encodes:
- the LOC110925087 gene encoding uncharacterized protein LOC110925087, whose protein sequence is MKECLIELPTLTAPFEKEPLILYLSSSDKAVGSVLLVERNGVQTPIYYVSRVLTDPETRYSTMEKLVLALLHASRRLRRYFTGHVITVLTNFHIGTILQKPETSGRLAKWAIELGGHNILYRPRPAIKGQVLADFITEVPVEKIKDCDIVETPMKDTSDELWLLYIDGASNEDGAGAGLRLMSPEKHEFTYAIRLDFKNTNNEAEYEAFLAGLRLAIKMGAKNLQAHVDSLLIASQVNGIYDAKGEVMALCLDQAKELLQKFKSYKVVHINRSENKQADALSKLASTSFQHLAKEVRIEVLKNPSVLLRQVSVIEIGQPSWMTPIIQYLQEGILPESKAEARKIQNKALHYEMNDGILYRRSFLGPLLRYVDPQDANYLISEIHEGICGIHAGPRMVVAKIMNAG